The Castanea sativa cultivar Marrone di Chiusa Pesio chromosome 11, ASM4071231v1 genome contains a region encoding:
- the LOC142614406 gene encoding 3-hydroxyisobutyryl-CoA hydrolase-like protein 1, mitochondrial isoform X2, giving the protein MMQRFKAALLQRRNNLHIHSLRFLNQYHTRNLCSLPDTAITDEVDNQVLVEGKAWSRTAILNRPSVLNCLSTAMGARLQKLYTSWENNPDIGFVAMKGSGRAFCAGGDIVSLYHMINAGKMEDCKEFFRTLYTYIYILGTYLKPHVALLNGITMGGGAGVSIPGMFRVATDKTVFATPETLIGFHPDAGASFFLSHLPGHLGEYLGLTGQKLNGAEMISCGLATHYAHSSKLALIEEQLGKLDTDDPSVIETSLEKYSDLVYLDNISVLHRIEILDKCFGHDTVEEIIDALESETSKTNDAWCISTLRRLKEASPLGLKVSLKSIREGRFQTLDQCLIREYRMSLQGISNQVSRDFCEGVRARMVDKDLAPKWNPPSLEQVSKDMVEHYFSPLSKSEPDLELPTELREAFT; this is encoded by the exons ATGATGCAGAGGTTTAAGGCAGCCTTGTTGCAGAGGCGCAACAATCTTCACATTCACAGTCTTCGTTTCCTCAACCAATACCACACAAGGAATCTCTGTTCTCTTCCGGACACTGCTATTACCGATGAAGTTGACAACCAA GTATTGGTTGAGGGCAAAGCCTGGTCTAGAACAGCAATTCTGAACAGGCCATCCGTGCTCAATTGTCTTAGTACTGCAATG GGGGCTAGATTGCAAAAGTTGTATACATCTTGGGAAAATAATCCAGATATTGGTTTTGTGGcaatgaag GGCAGTGGCAGGGCATTTTGTGCTGGCGGAGATATTGTGTCACTTTATCATATGATAAACGCTG GGAAAATGGAAGATTGTAAGGAATTTTTTAGAACGTTATATACTTACATATACATTTTAGGTACATATTTGAAGCCACAT GTGGCTCTTTTGAATGGCATTACGATGGGTGGTGGGGCTGGAGTTTCAATCCCTGGGATGTTTAGGGTAGCAACTGATAAAACT GTTTTTGCTACTCCTGAAACTCTAATTGGTTTCCACCCTGATGCTGGCGCGTCATTTTTCCTCTCACATCTACCTGGTCACCTGG ggGAGTACTTGGGTCTCACAGGACAAAAACTTAATGGAGCAGAAATGATTTCTTGTGGGCTTGCTACACACTATGCTCATAGCTCA AAGCTTGCATTAATTGAAGAACAACTTGGGAAATTGGATACTGATGATCCTTCTGTCATTGAAACTTCTTTAGAAAAATATAGTGACCTTGTCTATCTAGATAATATAAGTGTACTTCACAG GATTGAAATACTTGATAAATGTTTCGGCCATGACACAGTTGAAGAAATTATCGATGCCTTG GAGAGTGAGACAAGTAAAACAAATGATGCATGGTGCATTTCCACCCTAAGGAGACTTAAGGAAGCTTCACCATTAGGCTTGAAGGTTTCTTTGAAATCT ATACGAGAAGGTAGATTTCAGACCCTTGATCAGTGCTTGATACGTGAGTACCGAATGTCACTGCAAGGGATATCTAATCAGGTTTCCAGAGATTTTTGTGAG GGTGTTCGGGCACGAATGGTAGACAAGGACCTGGCACCAAAG TGGAATCCTCCGAGCTTGGAACAAGTGTCCAAAGACATGGTAGAGCACTATTTTTCACCACTCAGCAAATCTGAGCCTGATCTGGAGCTACCCACAGAACTGCGAGAAGCATTCACATAG
- the LOC142614406 gene encoding 3-hydroxyisobutyryl-CoA hydrolase-like protein 1, mitochondrial isoform X1: protein MMQRFKAALLQRRNNLHIHSLRFLNQYHTRNLCSLPDTAITDEVDNQVLVEGKAWSRTAILNRPSVLNCLSTAMGARLQKLYTSWENNPDIGFVAMKGSGRAFCAGGDIVSLYHMINAGKMEDCKEFFRTLYTYIYILGTYLKPHVALLNGITMGGGAGVSIPGMFRVATDKTVFATPETLIGFHPDAGASFFLSHLPGHLGEYLGLTGQKLNGAEMISCGLATHYAHSSVKIVGPFLCFNHLCCLYKIVLPPFFPQKLALIEEQLGKLDTDDPSVIETSLEKYSDLVYLDNISVLHRIEILDKCFGHDTVEEIIDALESETSKTNDAWCISTLRRLKEASPLGLKVSLKSIREGRFQTLDQCLIREYRMSLQGISNQVSRDFCEGVRARMVDKDLAPKWNPPSLEQVSKDMVEHYFSPLSKSEPDLELPTELREAFT from the exons ATGATGCAGAGGTTTAAGGCAGCCTTGTTGCAGAGGCGCAACAATCTTCACATTCACAGTCTTCGTTTCCTCAACCAATACCACACAAGGAATCTCTGTTCTCTTCCGGACACTGCTATTACCGATGAAGTTGACAACCAA GTATTGGTTGAGGGCAAAGCCTGGTCTAGAACAGCAATTCTGAACAGGCCATCCGTGCTCAATTGTCTTAGTACTGCAATG GGGGCTAGATTGCAAAAGTTGTATACATCTTGGGAAAATAATCCAGATATTGGTTTTGTGGcaatgaag GGCAGTGGCAGGGCATTTTGTGCTGGCGGAGATATTGTGTCACTTTATCATATGATAAACGCTG GGAAAATGGAAGATTGTAAGGAATTTTTTAGAACGTTATATACTTACATATACATTTTAGGTACATATTTGAAGCCACAT GTGGCTCTTTTGAATGGCATTACGATGGGTGGTGGGGCTGGAGTTTCAATCCCTGGGATGTTTAGGGTAGCAACTGATAAAACT GTTTTTGCTACTCCTGAAACTCTAATTGGTTTCCACCCTGATGCTGGCGCGTCATTTTTCCTCTCACATCTACCTGGTCACCTGG ggGAGTACTTGGGTCTCACAGGACAAAAACTTAATGGAGCAGAAATGATTTCTTGTGGGCTTGCTACACACTATGCTCATAGCTCAGTTAAGATTGTTGGAccctttctttgttttaatcATCTTTGTTGTTTATATAAGATAGTATTGCCTCCTTTTTTTCCACAGAAGCTTGCATTAATTGAAGAACAACTTGGGAAATTGGATACTGATGATCCTTCTGTCATTGAAACTTCTTTAGAAAAATATAGTGACCTTGTCTATCTAGATAATATAAGTGTACTTCACAG GATTGAAATACTTGATAAATGTTTCGGCCATGACACAGTTGAAGAAATTATCGATGCCTTG GAGAGTGAGACAAGTAAAACAAATGATGCATGGTGCATTTCCACCCTAAGGAGACTTAAGGAAGCTTCACCATTAGGCTTGAAGGTTTCTTTGAAATCT ATACGAGAAGGTAGATTTCAGACCCTTGATCAGTGCTTGATACGTGAGTACCGAATGTCACTGCAAGGGATATCTAATCAGGTTTCCAGAGATTTTTGTGAG GGTGTTCGGGCACGAATGGTAGACAAGGACCTGGCACCAAAG TGGAATCCTCCGAGCTTGGAACAAGTGTCCAAAGACATGGTAGAGCACTATTTTTCACCACTCAGCAAATCTGAGCCTGATCTGGAGCTACCCACAGAACTGCGAGAAGCATTCACATAG
- the LOC142614406 gene encoding 3-hydroxyisobutyryl-CoA hydrolase-like protein 1, mitochondrial isoform X3 has translation MMQRFKAALLQRRNNLHIHSLRFLNQYHTRNLCSLPDTAITDEVDNQVLVEGKAWSRTAILNRPSVLNCLSTAMGARLQKLYTSWENNPDIGFVAMKGSGRAFCAGGDIVSLYHMINAGEYLGLTGQKLNGAEMISCGLATHYAHSSVKIVGPFLCFNHLCCLYKIVLPPFFPQKLALIEEQLGKLDTDDPSVIETSLEKYSDLVYLDNISVLHRIEILDKCFGHDTVEEIIDALESETSKTNDAWCISTLRRLKEASPLGLKVSLKSIREGRFQTLDQCLIREYRMSLQGISNQVSRDFCEGVRARMVDKDLAPKWNPPSLEQVSKDMVEHYFSPLSKSEPDLELPTELREAFT, from the exons ATGATGCAGAGGTTTAAGGCAGCCTTGTTGCAGAGGCGCAACAATCTTCACATTCACAGTCTTCGTTTCCTCAACCAATACCACACAAGGAATCTCTGTTCTCTTCCGGACACTGCTATTACCGATGAAGTTGACAACCAA GTATTGGTTGAGGGCAAAGCCTGGTCTAGAACAGCAATTCTGAACAGGCCATCCGTGCTCAATTGTCTTAGTACTGCAATG GGGGCTAGATTGCAAAAGTTGTATACATCTTGGGAAAATAATCCAGATATTGGTTTTGTGGcaatgaag GGCAGTGGCAGGGCATTTTGTGCTGGCGGAGATATTGTGTCACTTTATCATATGATAAACGCTG ggGAGTACTTGGGTCTCACAGGACAAAAACTTAATGGAGCAGAAATGATTTCTTGTGGGCTTGCTACACACTATGCTCATAGCTCAGTTAAGATTGTTGGAccctttctttgttttaatcATCTTTGTTGTTTATATAAGATAGTATTGCCTCCTTTTTTTCCACAGAAGCTTGCATTAATTGAAGAACAACTTGGGAAATTGGATACTGATGATCCTTCTGTCATTGAAACTTCTTTAGAAAAATATAGTGACCTTGTCTATCTAGATAATATAAGTGTACTTCACAG GATTGAAATACTTGATAAATGTTTCGGCCATGACACAGTTGAAGAAATTATCGATGCCTTG GAGAGTGAGACAAGTAAAACAAATGATGCATGGTGCATTTCCACCCTAAGGAGACTTAAGGAAGCTTCACCATTAGGCTTGAAGGTTTCTTTGAAATCT ATACGAGAAGGTAGATTTCAGACCCTTGATCAGTGCTTGATACGTGAGTACCGAATGTCACTGCAAGGGATATCTAATCAGGTTTCCAGAGATTTTTGTGAG GGTGTTCGGGCACGAATGGTAGACAAGGACCTGGCACCAAAG TGGAATCCTCCGAGCTTGGAACAAGTGTCCAAAGACATGGTAGAGCACTATTTTTCACCACTCAGCAAATCTGAGCCTGATCTGGAGCTACCCACAGAACTGCGAGAAGCATTCACATAG